The Corynebacterium qintianiae genome has a window encoding:
- a CDS encoding AbgT family transporter, translating into MTTTPESSSGSTAAVVREPENASQGGFLGAIEKIGNKLPDPFWLFVILSGVVVAASWIGHRIGMAATDPSTGETISVESLLTTENLSRIVTDAVKNFISFPPLGVILAVMLGVAIAEYTGLLSAMIRAMVGKVSPAMLTFMVALAGVTGSVASDAIYVIIIPLGAMAFHAVGRSPIVGAMVAFAASSAGFNASLILNITDLLLAGISTSAAQMVDETYVVSPLANIFFVIPSAVVLSLIITAVTEFFVDKKARQLIDHDEVSFEHERIDAPTNDTEDISLTLSPIEARGLKAAGLALLAFLVAYFALLFVPASPFARPEEGFMQSPLIQAIAVPIALAFFLTGLAYGLVTGSIKTSSDIPEMMAKGLQTLLPMLVLFFAVSQFLAWFQWSNLGPWTAIRGAELLQRWDLPAVVLFAAFVAMVALLNLLITSGSAQWALMAPVVVPMMMYVGVSPEVTQMLYRIGDSPTNIITPMSPYFALALTFLQRYYRKAGVGTLMSLALPYALSMIVGWFLFFLLWYFLGIPLGPGAPMHYPAG; encoded by the coding sequence CTGCTGTTGTTCGAGAACCGGAAAATGCTTCACAAGGAGGCTTCCTCGGCGCCATCGAGAAGATCGGCAATAAGCTCCCCGACCCGTTCTGGCTCTTCGTCATCCTCTCCGGCGTTGTCGTCGCCGCATCCTGGATTGGCCACCGCATCGGCATGGCCGCCACCGATCCTTCGACCGGTGAGACCATCTCCGTCGAATCACTGCTGACTACCGAGAACCTCTCGCGCATCGTCACGGACGCGGTGAAGAACTTCATCTCTTTCCCGCCGCTCGGTGTCATCCTCGCGGTCATGCTGGGAGTGGCCATCGCGGAGTACACGGGCCTGCTGTCCGCGATGATCCGCGCGATGGTGGGCAAGGTCTCCCCCGCGATGCTGACGTTTATGGTCGCCCTCGCGGGTGTGACGGGTTCGGTCGCCTCGGACGCGATCTACGTCATCATCATCCCGCTCGGCGCGATGGCGTTCCACGCGGTCGGCCGCTCCCCGATCGTCGGCGCGATGGTCGCCTTCGCCGCCTCCAGCGCCGGCTTCAACGCCTCGCTCATCCTCAACATCACCGACTTGCTGCTGGCAGGCATCTCCACCTCCGCCGCGCAGATGGTCGACGAAACTTACGTGGTCTCGCCGCTGGCGAACATCTTCTTCGTCATCCCGTCGGCGGTCGTGCTCTCGCTTATCATCACCGCGGTCACTGAGTTCTTCGTGGACAAAAAGGCGCGCCAGCTTATTGACCACGACGAGGTCTCTTTCGAGCACGAGCGTATCGACGCCCCCACCAACGACACCGAAGACATCTCCCTCACCCTCTCCCCCATAGAGGCCAGGGGGTTGAAGGCCGCCGGCCTAGCTCTGCTCGCGTTTCTCGTGGCCTACTTCGCCCTCCTCTTCGTGCCCGCGTCCCCTTTCGCTCGTCCGGAGGAAGGCTTCATGCAGTCGCCGCTGATCCAGGCCATTGCGGTGCCGATTGCCCTGGCGTTCTTCCTGACCGGCCTCGCCTACGGCCTCGTCACCGGTTCGATCAAGACCTCCTCCGACATCCCCGAGATGATGGCCAAGGGCCTGCAGACATTGCTGCCCATGCTGGTGCTCTTCTTCGCGGTGTCCCAGTTCCTCGCCTGGTTCCAATGGTCGAACCTGGGCCCCTGGACGGCGATCCGGGGAGCCGAGCTGCTCCAGCGCTGGGACCTGCCCGCCGTGGTCCTATTCGCGGCATTCGTCGCCATGGTCGCCCTGCTCAACCTCCTGATTACCTCAGGTTCCGCGCAGTGGGCGCTGATGGCTCCGGTGGTCGTGCCCATGATGATGTACGTCGGTGTCTCCCCCGAGGTCACCCAGATGCTCTACCGCATCGGGGATTCTCCCACCAACATCATCACCCCGATGTCGCCCTACTTCGCCCTGGCCCTAACCTTCTTGCAGCGCTACTACCGGAAAGCCGGCGTGGGTACCCTGATGTCCCTTGCCCTGCCGTACGCCCTGTCCATGATTGTCGGCTGGTTCCTGTTCTTCCTGCTCTGGTACTTCCTGGGCATTCCGCTGGGTCCCGGCGCGCCGATGCACTACCCGGCGGGGTAG
- a CDS encoding excalibur calcium-binding domain-containing protein, which produces MKRLAALFLLASGSLTLTACGGTTSAQTPATVTVTAPGTTVTATTVVTHTLTTTETVQPTVVQEPAPEPEPAQAPAADPDTRPMGFVAPAPAPAAPAQSAYYANCTEARAAGVTPLYAGQPGYASKLDRDGDGVACE; this is translated from the coding sequence ATGAAGCGTCTCGCTGCCCTTTTCCTTCTCGCCTCCGGTTCTTTGACTCTCACTGCCTGCGGCGGCACAACCTCTGCGCAGACTCCCGCCACCGTCACCGTGACCGCGCCGGGAACGACGGTCACTGCGACCACAGTTGTAACCCACACATTGACAACAACGGAAACGGTTCAGCCTACCGTGGTGCAGGAACCAGCCCCTGAGCCCGAACCGGCGCAGGCACCAGCAGCAGATCCCGACACCCGGCCAATGGGCTTCGTAGCTCCTGCTCCTGCTCCTGCGGCTCCCGCGCAGTCTGCTTACTACGCGAACTGTACCGAGGCGCGCGCCGCAGGTGTGACACCGCTGTATGCCGGTCAGCCTGGCTACGCCAGCAAGCTGGACCGCGACGGCGACGGGGTTGCCTGCGAGTAG